One window of Gloeocapsa sp. PCC 73106 genomic DNA carries:
- the fusA gene encoding elongation factor G codes for MKDLSLYRNIGIFAHVDAGKTTTTERILKLTGKIHKIGEVHEGAATTDFMEQEQERGITIQSAATTCYWKNHQLNIIDTPGHVDFTIEVYRSLKVLDGGIGVFCGSGGVEPQSETNWRYANDSKVARIIYVNKLDRLGADYYRVIQQVEKVLGAKPLVMVLPLGVEEQFAGVIDLLTRKAWVWDDSGEPENYQIQEVPSDMVDEVEKYREALIETAVEQDDELMEKYLEGEELAIEDIKRCVRKGTRNLDFFPTYCGSSFKNKGVQLVLDAVIDYLPNPTEVNPQPEMDLEGNPTGGVAYVDPEKPLRALAFKIMDDRFGALTFIRLYSGKLHKGDTILNTATGKTDRVGRMVEMHANSREEIDSAQAGDIVAIVGMKNIQTGHSLSDTKNVASLEPMIFPDPVISVAIKPKQKGGNEKMGVAISKMVQEDPSFRVETDQESGEVIIKGMGELHLDIKVDILRRTYGVDVEVGKPQVAYRESITKRIEDSYTHKKQSGGSGQFGKIDYVMEPGEAGTGFQFESKVSGGTVPREFWPAVEKGFETSIVRGMLAGYPCVDLKVTLTDGSFHPVDSSAIAFELAAKAGYRQTFPKAGPQILEPIMKVDVFTPDDYMGDVIGDLNRRRGMIKSQDSNTVGVRIKADAPLSEMFGYIGDLRTMTSGRGQFSMEFSHYAPCPSNVAEEVIKEAKERQAAS; via the coding sequence ATGAAAGACCTCTCTCTGTATCGTAACATCGGTATTTTTGCTCACGTTGACGCCGGCAAGACCACCACAACCGAAAGAATTCTGAAACTGACCGGAAAAATTCACAAAATTGGTGAAGTTCACGAAGGTGCAGCTACAACAGATTTCATGGAGCAAGAACAAGAGCGTGGAATCACCATTCAGTCCGCAGCGACGACTTGTTACTGGAAAAACCATCAACTCAATATAATCGACACTCCAGGTCACGTAGATTTTACCATTGAGGTATACCGTTCTCTCAAAGTTCTGGATGGGGGTATTGGTGTTTTTTGTGGATCAGGAGGGGTAGAGCCCCAGTCTGAAACTAATTGGCGCTACGCTAATGATTCCAAAGTAGCTCGAATTATCTATGTCAATAAGCTAGATCGCCTCGGTGCTGATTATTATCGCGTGATTCAACAAGTAGAAAAGGTACTCGGGGCTAAACCTCTGGTGATGGTACTACCCCTCGGTGTAGAAGAACAATTCGCCGGGGTGATAGATTTACTGACCCGCAAAGCTTGGGTATGGGATGATTCAGGAGAACCAGAAAACTACCAAATCCAAGAAGTTCCTTCAGATATGGTAGATGAGGTCGAAAAATACCGTGAAGCGCTTATTGAAACAGCAGTAGAACAAGACGACGAGTTGATGGAAAAATACCTCGAGGGAGAAGAACTAGCGATTGAAGATATTAAACGCTGCGTTCGTAAAGGAACGCGTAATCTCGACTTTTTCCCCACTTACTGCGGTTCATCCTTTAAAAACAAAGGGGTACAGTTAGTACTAGACGCCGTAATTGACTACCTACCCAATCCCACAGAGGTTAATCCTCAACCAGAGATGGATTTAGAAGGAAACCCTACCGGTGGAGTAGCTTACGTGGATCCAGAAAAACCTCTGCGCGCTTTAGCATTTAAGATCATGGACGATCGCTTTGGGGCCTTAACCTTTATTAGACTCTACTCGGGTAAACTGCACAAAGGCGATACCATCCTCAACACCGCAACGGGTAAAACTGATCGCGTCGGTAGAATGGTAGAAATGCACGCTAACTCCAGAGAGGAAATCGATTCAGCCCAAGCGGGAGATATCGTGGCGATCGTAGGGATGAAGAATATACAAACGGGACACTCTCTCTCTGATACCAAAAACGTCGCCTCCCTAGAGCCGATGATTTTCCCCGATCCCGTTATCTCCGTAGCAATTAAACCTAAGCAAAAAGGCGGTAACGAGAAAATGGGTGTGGCCATCAGTAAGATGGTTCAAGAAGACCCCTCTTTCCGCGTGGAAACCGACCAAGAAAGCGGTGAAGTCATTATTAAGGGTATGGGTGAACTACACTTGGATATCAAAGTAGATATCCTCAGACGCACCTATGGCGTTGACGTAGAAGTGGGTAAACCACAGGTAGCTTATCGCGAATCCATTACCAAACGCATAGAAGATAGCTATACCCACAAGAAACAATCCGGCGGTTCGGGTCAATTTGGTAAGATTGACTACGTAATGGAACCGGGAGAAGCAGGTACTGGCTTCCAATTTGAATCAAAAGTGAGCGGAGGTACCGTCCCTCGGGAATTTTGGCCCGCGGTAGAAAAAGGCTTTGAAACGAGCATCGTGCGCGGTATGTTGGCGGGTTACCCCTGTGTAGATCTAAAAGTTACCCTGACGGATGGATCTTTCCACCCCGTTGACTCTTCGGCGATCGCTTTTGAATTGGCAGCGAAAGCAGGTTATCGTCAGACTTTCCCCAAAGCGGGACCCCAAATTCTCGAACCAATTATGAAAGTTGATGTATTTACCCCCGACGACTACATGGGTGATGTCATCGGCGATCTCAACCGTCGTCGTGGCATGATAAAATCTCAAGATAGTAATACGGTAGGAGTGAGAATTAAAGCTGACGCGCCTTTGAGCGAAATGTTCGGCTACATCGGCGATCTGCGCACCATGACTTCCGGTCGAGGTCAATTCTCTATGGAGTTCTCTCACTACGCACCTTGTCCTAGTAACGTGGCTGAAGAGGTTATCAAAGAAGCAAAAGAACGCCAAGCAGCTTCATAA
- the ubiE gene encoding bifunctional demethylmenaquinone methyltransferase/2-methoxy-6-polyprenyl-1,4-benzoquinol methylase UbiE yields MKKDEIQALFNRIAPVYDQLNQNLSLGQHKIWKRMAVKWSEANTGDTALDLCCGSGDLAHLLAKQVGITGKVYGVDFAQAQLAIAKAKAQKILPLHHFGWIEADVLHLPFADNYFNCATMGYGLRNVVDISQCLSELYRVLQPEAKAAILDFHRPYDNFWRNFQQFYLDYLVVPLAQSQGLKEEYAYISPSLDRFPQGKEQIALAKSLKFREAIHYPLVGGTMGVLVLTK; encoded by the coding sequence ATGAAAAAAGACGAAATTCAAGCCCTATTTAATCGCATTGCCCCAGTGTACGACCAGTTGAATCAAAATCTGAGTTTAGGTCAACATAAGATTTGGAAACGCATGGCGGTAAAATGGAGTGAAGCGAATACAGGAGATACAGCTTTAGATTTGTGCTGTGGGAGTGGAGATTTAGCCCATCTTCTAGCTAAGCAAGTAGGTATTACCGGTAAAGTATACGGTGTTGACTTTGCTCAAGCTCAACTCGCGATCGCCAAAGCTAAAGCACAAAAAATCTTACCCCTTCATCATTTCGGTTGGATCGAAGCCGACGTATTACACTTACCCTTTGCTGATAATTACTTTAACTGCGCCACGATGGGTTATGGTTTACGCAACGTAGTAGATATTAGTCAATGTTTAAGCGAACTCTATCGCGTTTTACAACCAGAAGCAAAAGCCGCGATTCTTGACTTTCATCGTCCCTACGATAACTTTTGGCGCAATTTTCAACAATTCTATCTAGACTATCTAGTAGTTCCTCTAGCTCAATCCCAAGGTTTAAAAGAAGAATACGCCTATATTAGTCCCAGTTTAGACCGATTTCCCCAGGGCAAAGAACAAATAGCATTAGCCAAATCACTCAAATTTCGTGAAGCTATACACTACCCCTTAGTTGGGGGAACGATGGGAGTTTTAGTACTCACTAAGTGA
- a CDS encoding LL-diaminopimelate aminotransferase, with translation MKFAQRLAKLQTNVFADMDRAKAQAEAAGKTIIDLSLGSSDLPTPEPIIQAIAAALTDSTTHGYLLHRATQDFRNAVAKWYETRFKLTVNPETEVIPLIGSQEGTAHLPLAILNPGDFALLQDPGYPSHSGGVYLAGGQVYTMTLLPENQFLPNLGAIPPEVLAQSKMMVLSYPHNPTTAIAPLAFFEEAVAFCRHHNLILVHDFPYLDLVFAESSPVPSILQADPSKSLSIEFFTFSKSYNMGGFRIGYAIGNPQLIQALRRIKAVIDFNQYVGILRGAIVALASSQDIIQDTVNIFQRRRDFSLQALAQIAWEVPIAHATPYLWAQLPEPWSQDSVSFCTSLVQATGVALAPGAGFGKGGEGYVRFALVKEEATLSEAIERIGTFLNLIT, from the coding sequence ATGAAATTTGCACAACGTTTAGCTAAACTGCAAACCAACGTATTTGCAGATATGGATAGGGCGAAAGCCCAAGCTGAAGCCGCGGGAAAAACGATTATCGATCTCTCCCTCGGCTCTTCTGATTTACCCACACCAGAACCGATTATTCAAGCGATCGCAGCAGCTTTAACTGATTCAACCACCCACGGTTATTTACTCCATCGCGCTACCCAAGACTTTAGAAACGCAGTAGCTAAATGGTACGAAACTCGCTTTAAACTAACGGTTAACCCAGAAACAGAAGTAATACCCTTAATCGGCTCTCAAGAGGGAACAGCCCATTTACCACTAGCTATCCTTAATCCCGGAGATTTCGCTCTATTGCAAGATCCCGGCTATCCCTCTCACTCAGGGGGAGTGTATCTCGCAGGGGGACAAGTTTACACTATGACTTTACTCCCAGAAAATCAGTTCTTACCAAATCTAGGCGCAATTCCCCCAGAAGTGCTCGCTCAAAGCAAAATGATGGTATTGAGTTATCCCCACAATCCTACCACGGCGATCGCGCCTCTAGCTTTTTTTGAAGAAGCCGTAGCTTTTTGTCGACATCATAATCTGATTCTAGTGCACGACTTTCCCTATCTAGATCTGGTTTTTGCAGAAAGTAGCCCTGTTCCCTCCATCTTACAAGCCGATCCGTCTAAAAGCTTGAGTATAGAGTTTTTTACTTTTTCTAAATCCTACAATATGGGGGGTTTCCGCATCGGCTACGCGATCGGTAATCCTCAATTAATCCAAGCTTTGCGACGCATTAAAGCGGTAATTGACTTCAATCAATACGTTGGTATACTAAGGGGCGCGATCGTCGCTCTAGCTAGTTCTCAGGATATCATTCAAGATACTGTTAATATATTCCAGCGCCGTCGAGATTTTTCCCTACAAGCATTGGCTCAAATCGCCTGGGAAGTGCCTATTGCCCACGCCACACCCTATCTTTGGGCTCAATTACCTGAGCCATGGAGTCAAGATTCCGTAAGCTTTTGTACCTCTCTAGTTCAAGCTACAGGGGTAGCTCTAGCACCAGGTGCTGGTTTTGGAAAAGGGGGAGAAGGTTATGTTCGCTTTGCTTTAGTTAAAGAAGAAGCAACTCTTTCTGAAGCCATAGAAAGAATTGGCACATTTCTGAATTTAATCACTTAG
- a CDS encoding co-chaperone YbbN, which produces MSSVKEISDSAFETEVIDQEQPVLAYFWAPWCGPCRLVSPTIDWAGNNYSDRLKIVKLEIDKNQASVSRCQVEGVPALRLFKNQQVVASHEGAITKQQLQTLLESHL; this is translated from the coding sequence GTGAGTAGTGTAAAAGAAATAAGCGATTCAGCTTTTGAAACAGAAGTAATTGACCAAGAGCAACCGGTTTTGGCGTATTTTTGGGCTCCTTGGTGCGGTCCTTGTCGCCTAGTGTCGCCAACGATTGATTGGGCAGGGAATAACTATAGCGATCGCCTCAAAATAGTCAAACTAGAAATAGATAAAAACCAAGCATCAGTATCACGTTGCCAAGTAGAGGGGGTACCCGCTCTGAGACTGTTCAAAAATCAGCAAGTTGTCGCCTCCCATGAGGGCGCTATCACCAAACAGCAACTACAAACCTTGCTAGAATCTCATCTGTGA
- the groES gene encoding co-chaperone GroES, whose translation MAAISINVTEVKPLGDRVFVKVSPSEEKTSGGILLPETAKEKPQLGEIVAVGSGKLNDDGTRAPIEVKVGDKVLYSKYAGTDIKFGGDDYVLLSEKDILASVS comes from the coding sequence ATGGCAGCAATCAGCATTAACGTAACCGAAGTAAAACCTCTAGGCGATCGCGTTTTCGTCAAAGTCAGCCCCTCAGAAGAAAAAACCTCTGGAGGTATTCTACTCCCGGAGACAGCTAAAGAAAAACCTCAATTAGGTGAAATCGTAGCTGTAGGTTCAGGAAAACTCAACGATGACGGGACTCGCGCACCCATCGAAGTCAAAGTAGGAGACAAAGTACTCTATTCCAAATACGCAGGAACCGATATCAAATTCGGTGGCGACGACTACGTACTGCTGTCAGAAAAAGACATCTTAGCTTCTGTTTCCTAG
- the groL gene encoding chaperonin GroEL (60 kDa chaperone family; promotes refolding of misfolded polypeptides especially under stressful conditions; forms two stacked rings of heptamers to form a barrel-shaped 14mer; ends can be capped by GroES; misfolded proteins enter the barrel where they are refolded when GroES binds), giving the protein MAKLIIYNEDARRALERGIDLLAEAVAVTLGPKGRNVVLEKKFGAPQIVNDGITIAKEIELEDHVENTGVALIRQAASKTNDVAGDGTTTATVIAHAIVKEGLRNVAAGANPIAIKRGIDKATEFLVEKIKEHARPVEDSKAIAQVGSISAGNDQEVGQMISQAMDKVGKDGVISLEEGKSMTTELEITEGMRFDKGYISPYFVTDTERMECVFEEPVILITDKKIALVQDLVPVLEQVARQGKPLVIIAEDIEKEALATLVVNRLRGVLTVAAIKAPGFGDRRKQMLEDIAVLTGGQVISEDAGLKLENTKVDMLGTARRITITKDNTTIVAEGNESQVKARCEQIRRQIEETESSYDKEKLQERLAKLSGGVALIKVGAATETEMKDRKLRLEDAINATKAAVEEGIVPGGGTTLAHLAPQLEEWAKETLTNEELTGAMIVVRALPAPLKRIAENAGQNGAVIAEKVKEKEFNVGYDAANNEFTDMFVAGIVDPAKVTRSALQNAASIAGMVLTTECIVVDKPERDKAPSAPGGGDFDY; this is encoded by the coding sequence ATGGCTAAATTAATCATTTACAACGAAGATGCTCGTCGCGCTCTAGAAAGAGGAATTGACCTACTCGCTGAAGCCGTTGCTGTAACCCTAGGACCTAAAGGTCGCAACGTAGTACTAGAGAAAAAGTTCGGTGCTCCTCAAATCGTCAATGATGGCATCACCATCGCCAAAGAAATTGAACTAGAAGATCATGTCGAAAACACCGGTGTTGCTCTAATTCGCCAAGCGGCTTCTAAAACCAACGATGTCGCAGGAGATGGAACCACCACCGCTACAGTAATCGCTCACGCTATCGTTAAAGAGGGTTTACGCAACGTAGCCGCAGGTGCTAACCCCATCGCCATCAAGCGCGGTATCGACAAAGCAACAGAGTTCTTAGTAGAAAAAATTAAAGAACACGCTAGACCAGTAGAAGACTCCAAAGCGATCGCTCAAGTTGGTTCTATTTCCGCAGGGAACGATCAAGAAGTTGGTCAGATGATCTCTCAAGCTATGGACAAAGTGGGTAAAGATGGCGTTATCTCTCTAGAAGAGGGTAAATCCATGACCACCGAACTAGAGATCACCGAAGGTATGCGCTTCGACAAAGGTTATATTTCTCCTTACTTTGTCACCGATACCGAGCGCATGGAATGCGTATTTGAAGAGCCAGTGATTCTCATTACCGATAAGAAAATTGCTCTAGTACAAGATTTAGTACCCGTTTTAGAGCAAGTAGCGCGCCAAGGTAAACCCTTAGTCATCATCGCTGAAGACATCGAAAAAGAAGCTCTAGCTACCCTAGTAGTGAATCGTCTACGTGGCGTACTCACCGTAGCTGCGATTAAAGCACCTGGTTTCGGCGATCGTCGTAAACAAATGCTCGAAGATATCGCCGTTTTAACCGGTGGTCAAGTTATTAGCGAAGACGCAGGACTAAAACTAGAAAATACCAAAGTCGATATGCTTGGTACGGCTCGTCGCATCACCATTACCAAGGACAACACTACCATCGTTGCTGAAGGTAATGAAAGCCAAGTTAAAGCTCGTTGTGAGCAAATTCGTCGCCAAATCGAAGAAACCGAGTCTTCCTACGATAAAGAAAAATTACAAGAGCGCCTAGCTAAGCTCTCTGGTGGTGTAGCTCTAATCAAAGTAGGTGCAGCGACTGAAACCGAAATGAAAGACCGCAAACTACGTCTAGAAGATGCGATCAACGCTACTAAAGCCGCGGTAGAAGAAGGAATCGTCCCTGGTGGTGGAACTACCCTCGCTCATCTTGCTCCTCAACTAGAAGAATGGGCTAAAGAAACCCTCACTAACGAAGAGCTAACCGGAGCGATGATCGTGGTACGCGCTCTTCCTGCTCCCTTAAAACGTATTGCTGAAAACGCTGGTCAAAACGGCGCTGTCATCGCTGAAAAGGTTAAAGAAAAAGAATTTAACGTCGGTTATGACGCAGCTAATAACGAGTTCACCGATATGTTTGTAGCGGGAATCGTTGACCCTGCTAAAGTAACTCGCTCTGCTCTGCAAAATGCAGCATCGATCGCCGGTATGGTCCTCACTACTGAGTGCATCGTCGTCGACAAACCTGAAAGAGACAAAGCCCCCTCAGCTCCTGGTGGCGGAGACTTTGACTACTAA
- the petE gene encoding plastocyanin, translated as MSNKLILIVSTVLMVLVSFLGSVNPAAAETYTVKMGSDNGMLQFDPQTVTIKPGDTVKWVNNKLAPHNAVFDSVKLGPDLAKSLSQKNLVFSPGEGYETTFPADIATGEYSYYCEPHRGAGMIGKIIVE; from the coding sequence ATGTCAAACAAGCTGATTTTAATCGTTTCAACCGTTTTAATGGTTCTAGTAAGCTTCTTGGGATCAGTTAACCCTGCAGCAGCGGAGACCTATACTGTTAAAATGGGCTCTGACAACGGTATGCTCCAGTTCGATCCTCAAACAGTGACCATCAAACCAGGGGATACAGTTAAGTGGGTCAATAATAAACTAGCGCCTCACAATGCTGTATTTGACTCTGTTAAGTTAGGTCCCGATTTGGCTAAATCACTCTCTCAGAAAAACTTGGTCTTTTCTCCGGGAGAAGGCTACGAGACCACTTTTCCGGCGGATATTGCTACGGGCGAATACTCTTATTACTGTGAGCCCCATAGAGGCGCGGGAATGATTGGTAAGATCATTGTTGAATAA
- the petJ gene encoding cytochrome c6 PetJ gives MKKIIVAILLVITMFTITTPALAGDIANGAKVFSANCAACHAGGLNVVNGAKTLKKGDLEKYEMYSLEAVKTQITKGKNAMPAFLGRLNEAQIEDVASYVLAQAEKGW, from the coding sequence GTGAAAAAAATCATAGTTGCTATCTTGTTGGTAATCACTATGTTCACCATAACTACTCCAGCTTTAGCAGGAGATATAGCTAACGGCGCCAAAGTATTCAGCGCTAACTGTGCCGCTTGTCATGCAGGTGGGCTTAACGTTGTCAACGGTGCTAAAACTCTCAAAAAAGGCGATTTAGAAAAATACGAGATGTACTCTCTAGAAGCTGTTAAAACCCAAATTACTAAAGGTAAAAACGCCATGCCCGCTTTTTTGGGACGTTTAAACGAAGCACAGATTGAGGATGTAGCGTCTTACGTTCTAGCTCAAGCCGAAAAAGGCTGGTAA
- the tsaE gene encoding tRNA (adenosine(37)-N6)-threonylcarbamoyltransferase complex ATPase subunit type 1 TsaE: MLKIIEFILADPDATHRLGKYLGQLLPVHSLVLLEGELGSGKTTLVQGIGAGLGITEPILSPTFSIVNEYFEGTIPLYHLDVYRLSPVEISSLYLETYWEGLEVSPGITVIEWASLLPNLPDRYLSIAFSFHPKGGRLVTLNQVGSTQLIDFTVLSCWFHQGEYPQ, encoded by the coding sequence TTGCTAAAGATTATTGAGTTCATTCTTGCCGATCCTGATGCAACCCATCGCTTAGGAAAATATCTAGGGCAACTACTTCCTGTCCATAGCTTAGTGTTACTAGAGGGTGAATTGGGTTCGGGGAAAACAACTCTGGTGCAGGGTATAGGCGCTGGCTTAGGCATTACTGAACCTATCCTTAGCCCTACTTTTAGCATCGTTAACGAGTATTTTGAGGGTACTATACCCCTGTACCATCTTGATGTATACCGTCTATCCCCTGTAGAAATTAGCTCACTCTATCTCGAAACCTACTGGGAAGGGTTAGAAGTGTCTCCAGGAATTACGGTGATTGAGTGGGCTTCCTTACTTCCTAATTTACCCGATCGCTATCTATCTATTGCTTTCAGTTTCCACCCCAAAGGTGGGCGTCTAGTCACTTTAAATCAAGTTGGTTCTACCCAACTCATAGATTTTACGGTTTTATCTTGTTGGTTCCATCAGGGGGAATACCCTCAATAG
- a CDS encoding penicillin-binding protein 2 produces the protein MIAAILILVWRLHYLQIVRGAELLKRAREQQVALLTPYIPRRQIIDSQKNVLATDELHYTLYIHPRFFTETTEIVAQKLASILTETAESELVARFKNQATGIRLANNLPEHIAEQIRAFKFNGVELEEQYSRFYPQAEMLAEVTGYVNGEHQGQAGIEYSQESIIQNNLSSESLEVRRTGQGKIIPAAIPSNLIKIDDLKLQLTVNLRLQKVARTALRKQMKRYRAKRGAVIVMDVNNGSILALVCEPIYDPNNYQEYAVELFKNWAITDLYEPGSTFKPINVAIALEKGVIEPNTTVYDPGKLKIDVWEVKNHDYSTEGANGVISIAQILQRSSNVGMIQIMKRIDPKEYYQYLKTLGLDTKVGVDLPSDTPPSLKPKVEFLIHEIEPATTAFGQGFAVTPLKLLQLNAILANGGKIVTPHVVEGLVDAAGQFHWQPTYSTRQVLSPETTQAVLEMMETVVTEGSGSPALIPGYRIAGKTGTSQKASGGGYHSSARITSFVGILPVSSPRYAVLAVIDEPVGELAYGSTVTAPIVGEVMQSLIAIEGIPPDGTNKIKP, from the coding sequence ATGATAGCAGCCATCTTGATTTTAGTCTGGCGATTGCATTACTTACAGATTGTGCGAGGCGCTGAACTGTTGAAAAGAGCGAGAGAACAACAAGTGGCTTTGTTGACTCCCTATATTCCTAGACGGCAAATTATTGATAGTCAAAAGAATGTCTTAGCGACTGACGAATTGCATTATACTCTCTACATTCATCCCAGGTTCTTTACGGAAACAACCGAAATAGTCGCTCAAAAACTAGCTAGTATTCTGACGGAAACAGCGGAGTCAGAATTAGTAGCGAGATTCAAAAATCAAGCTACCGGTATTCGTCTCGCTAACAATTTACCAGAACATATAGCTGAACAAATCAGAGCTTTTAAATTTAACGGAGTAGAATTAGAAGAGCAATATAGCCGTTTTTACCCCCAAGCCGAAATGTTGGCAGAAGTAACTGGATATGTCAATGGGGAACATCAAGGACAAGCCGGGATAGAATATAGTCAAGAATCAATCATTCAAAATAATCTGTCTTCTGAGAGCTTAGAAGTGAGAAGAACAGGACAAGGTAAGATTATACCGGCAGCAATTCCCTCTAATTTAATTAAGATTGATGATTTAAAACTACAATTAACCGTAAACTTACGCTTACAAAAAGTAGCGAGGACGGCCCTAAGAAAACAGATGAAACGTTATCGAGCTAAACGAGGCGCGGTGATAGTAATGGATGTAAATAATGGCTCGATTTTAGCGCTGGTATGTGAACCTATTTACGATCCTAATAATTATCAGGAATATGCAGTAGAACTATTTAAAAATTGGGCGATTACAGATTTGTATGAACCAGGTTCGACTTTTAAGCCGATTAACGTGGCGATCGCCTTAGAAAAAGGAGTAATTGAACCGAATACCACGGTTTACGATCCCGGTAAACTCAAAATCGACGTTTGGGAAGTAAAAAATCATGACTACAGTACAGAAGGAGCTAACGGCGTAATCAGTATCGCCCAGATTTTGCAGCGCTCCAGCAACGTGGGGATGATTCAAATCATGAAACGTATTGATCCTAAAGAGTATTATCAATATCTAAAAACTTTAGGACTTGATACCAAAGTAGGAGTAGACTTACCCAGCGATACTCCCCCTAGTCTTAAACCCAAAGTAGAGTTTTTAATCCACGAAATCGAACCCGCAACTACCGCCTTCGGTCAAGGTTTTGCCGTTACACCCTTAAAATTACTACAGTTAAACGCCATACTCGCCAACGGGGGCAAAATTGTCACCCCGCACGTGGTAGAGGGTTTAGTAGACGCAGCTGGACAATTTCATTGGCAACCTACCTATAGTACCAGGCAAGTTCTTTCACCAGAGACAACTCAAGCTGTTTTAGAGATGATGGAAACGGTTGTAACCGAAGGAAGTGGGAGCCCTGCTCTTATTCCAGGTTACCGTATAGCGGGCAAAACCGGAACTTCTCAAAAAGCCTCCGGTGGTGGTTATCACAGTAGCGCCAGAATTACCAGTTTTGTAGGAATTTTACCCGTAAGTTCGCCTCGCTACGCAGTTTTAGCCGTTATCGATGAACCGGTGGGAGAACTCGCTTACGGTAGTACAGTCACTGCACCAATTGTGGGGGAGGTAATGCAATCATTAATCGCTATTGAGGGTATTCCCCCTGATGGAACCAACAAGATAAAACCGTAA
- a CDS encoding GNAT family N-acetyltransferase, which translates to MFNIQREDPNDGVYSLLKQAFSREAEANLVKILHSNRIICLSLIAFYNKQVVGYIAFSPVTIGTVNYDIKAVGLAPLAVLPSYQRQGIGSKLVETGLDELISSGYDAVVVLGKPEFYDRFGFEQASLYGIHYSPDIPERYFMVKTLHPDVLLGKSGVVKYSPEFGQI; encoded by the coding sequence ATGTTTAATATTCAAAGAGAAGATCCTAATGATGGTGTTTACTCGCTTCTCAAACAAGCATTTAGTAGGGAAGCAGAAGCAAATTTAGTCAAAATACTCCACAGCAATAGAATTATCTGTTTATCTCTAATCGCTTTTTATAATAAACAAGTCGTTGGATATATAGCCTTTAGTCCTGTGACGATTGGTACAGTAAATTATGACATCAAAGCAGTAGGATTAGCACCCCTGGCTGTGTTACCCTCTTATCAAAGACAAGGAATTGGCTCAAAATTAGTAGAAACAGGACTAGATGAATTAATATCTTCTGGTTATGATGCGGTTGTAGTTTTGGGAAAACCCGAATTTTATGATCGCTTTGGATTTGAACAAGCTAGTCTGTATGGAATTCATTATAGCCCAGATATTCCCGAACGATACTTTATGGTTAAAACGCTACATCCAGATGTATTGTTGGGAAAAAGTGGGGTAGTTAAATATTCTCCTGAGTTTGGACAGATCTGA
- the moaC gene encoding cyclic pyranopterin monophosphate synthase MoaC, whose protein sequence is MNNNIGFVEPNQSLSHLNSQGEAQMVDVSGKSVTIREAIATGRIRMSLETFQAIQAGNAPKGDVLGTAKLAGIMAAKQTANLIPLCHPLPLHKIAVEIKADPQLPGYYLQATVKTKAETGVEMEALTAVSITALTLYDMAKALDRSMVIEAIALVSKTGGKSDYNVSKL, encoded by the coding sequence GTGAACAATAATATCGGATTTGTGGAACCTAATCAATCTCTTTCTCATCTTAACTCCCAAGGGGAAGCTCAAATGGTAGACGTTTCCGGTAAGTCAGTAACCATCAGAGAAGCGATCGCCACCGGAAGAATACGTATGTCTCTAGAAACATTTCAAGCAATTCAAGCAGGAAACGCACCGAAAGGAGATGTACTAGGTACAGCAAAACTAGCGGGAATAATGGCCGCTAAACAAACCGCTAATTTGATTCCCCTGTGTCATCCCCTACCTCTACACAAGATTGCGGTAGAAATAAAAGCCGATCCTCAATTACCAGGTTATTACCTTCAAGCTACGGTTAAAACCAAAGCAGAAACGGGTGTAGAAATGGAAGCTTTAACAGCAGTCTCTATTACTGCGTTGACGCTATACGATATGGCTAAAGCCTTAGATAGAAGTATGGTGATCGAAGCGATCGCTCTGGTGAGTAAAACGGGTGGCAAGTCGGATTATAATGTTAGTAAACTATGA